A segment of the Vibrio aquimaris genome:
GGCTGCAGGGGCAACTGGAGTTGGCGTACGTACTTTAGCTGGTTTACTCATCCAGCAAGCAAATCAGTAATTTTAGTGGCGTCTTAACGCTCAATCGCAAATATTATAAAGGTATACCTATGGCTCTAGAAAGAACATTTTCTATCATCAAGCCTGATGCAGTAGAACGTAACTTGATTGGCGAAATCTACAATCGTTTTGAAAAAGCAGGATTTAAAATTGTAGCAGCAAAAATGGTGCAGTTGACTGAGGAGCAGGCTAGTGGTTTTTATGCTGAGCATGAAGGCAAGCCATTTTTTCCACCACTGAAAGAATTTATGACATCAGGGCCAATTATGGTTCAGGTTCTTGAGGGAGAAAACGTTATTGCTAGATATCGTGAGCTGATGGGTAAGACTAACCCTGAAGAAGCGGCTTGTGGTACTCTTCGTGCCGACTACGCGATAGACATGCGTCTTAATTCGGTACATGGCTCAGATAGCCCAGAATCGGCAGCCAGAGAAATAGAGTTTTTCTTCCCCGCTGCTGAAATTTGCCCTCGCGGTTAGTTTACTTCTATATCTAATATGGGTGCTGCTGACATTGGTAGCGCCTTTTATCACCTCTTTTTTGCCTAGGTAGATATCTTATCGTGGTTAACAAATGGTTTATCAATTTAGTTGATGAGTCTTGTTATTGATCTTATGAAAATCATAAAGTTAGAATCTTTACCTCCATATTGGTTTTATTTTTTAATCAGCATGTTTACTTGAGTTAAATATTACCTTAACTTGCTGAAAAGTAGTCGTCTCTTATATTTTTCTTCCTTAAGAAAGCAGTACTATCAGGTGATCGTCTTCACGACATAAGTTTTTTTATTCACACATGCACGCAAAGCTATCAGTCTTGACAGATTGTGATATACTCTGCGCGCAATTTATACCTTATTAACAGAGTAAGACAATGGCAGATTTATCAAAGTACAGAAACATTGGTATTTTCGCGCACGTTGATGCGGGTAAAACTACCACCACTGAGCGTATCCTTAAGCTTACTGGTAAAATCCACAAAACTGGTGAAGTACACGACGGTGAGTCTACAACTGACTTCATGGAGCAGGAAGCTGAGCGTGGTATCACAATCCAGTCTGCTGCCGTTACTTGTGAGTGGAACGGCCACCGCCTGAACGTTATCGATACTCCGGGACACGTTGACTTTACAGTAGAAGTATATCGTTCACTTAAAGTTCTAGACGGTGGTATCGGTGTATTCTGTGGTTCTGGTGGTGTTGAGCCTCAGTCAGAGACTAACTGGCGTTACGCGAACGATTCAGAAGTATCTCGTTTGATCTTCGTGAACAAACTAGACCGTATGGGTGCAGACTTCTTCCGCGTTGTTGACCAAGTCAAAAACGTGCTGGGTGCTAACCCTCTAGTAATGACTCTGCCTATCGGTCGTGAAGACGATTTCGTTGGTGTTGTAGATGTTCTAACACGTAAAGCATACGTGTGGGATGACTCAGGTCTTCCAGAAAACTACGAAGTTCAAGATATCCCAGCTGATATGGTTGACGATGTAGAGCAATACCGTGAAGAGCTAGTTGAAACTGCTGTAGAGCAAGACGACGACCTAATGGAAGCGTACATGGAAGGTGAAGAGCCTTCTATCGAACAGCTAAAAGCTTGTATCCGTAAAGGTACTCGCGATCTAGCATTCTTCCCAACTTTCTGTGGTTCTGCATTCAAAAACAAAGGTGTTCAGCTTGTTCTTGACGCAGTTGTAGACTACCTGCCAGCACCAACAGAAGTTGAACCTCAGCCTCTAACTGATCCTGAAACAGGTGAGCCTACTGGTGAAGTTGCTACAGTATCTGCTGATGAGCCACTAAAAGCACTAGCATTCAAAATCATGGATGACCGTTTCGGTGCTCTAACCTTTATCCGTATCTACTCTGGTCGTATGAAGAAGGGTGACACTATCCTTAACTCTGCAACTGGCAAGACTGAACGTATCGGTCGTATGTGTGAGATGCAAGCTGATGAGCGTAACGAGCTGACTGAAGCGCAAGCAGGTGACATTATCGCAGTTGTGGGCATGAAGAATGTTCAAACTGGTCACACTCTATGTGATCCTAAGCACGAATGTACGCTTGAAGCGATGATCTTCCCAGAACCAGTAATCTCAATCGCAGTTGCACCTAAAGATAAAGGTTCCACTGAGAAAATGGGTATCGCTATTGGTAAGATGGTTGCAGAAGATCCATCATTCCAGGTAGAGACTGATGAAGATTCAGGTGAAACTATCCTTAAAGGTATGGGTGAACTTCACCTAGACATTAAGGTAGATATCCTTAAGCGTACTTACGGCGTTGAGCTAGAAGTAGGTGCTCCTCAGGTAGCTTACCGTGAAACTATCACTCAGCCAGTTGAAGACAGCTACACGCACAAGAAGCAGTCTGGTGGTTCTGGTCAGTTCGCGAAAATTGACTACCGTATCAAACCAGGTGAAGCAAACTCTGGCTTTACGTTCTCATCATCAGTTGTTGGTGGTAACGTACCTAAAGAGTTCTGGCCTGCAGTAGAGAAAGGCTTCGGCAGCATGATGGAAACAGGTGTTCTTGCTGGTTTCCCAACACTAGATGTTGAAGTTGAACTATTCGACGGTGGTTTCCACGCAGTTGACTCTTCAGCTATTGCTTACGAAATCGCAGCGAAAGGTGCATTCCGTCAGTCTATGCCAAAAGCGGGCGCTCAGCTTCTAGAGCCAATCATGAATGTTGATGTTTTCACTCCAGAAGACAACGTTGGTGATGTAATCGGTGATCTTAACCGTCGTCGTGGTATGATCAAAGACCAGCAAGCTGGTACTACAGGCGTTCGTATTAAAGCTGATGTACCTCTATCAGAAATGTTTGGTTACATTGGTCACCTACGTACTATCACTTCTGGTCGTGGTCAGTTCTCTATGGAATTTGCACACTACGCACCTTGTCCAGCTAACGTTGCTGAGCAAGTTATTGCAGAAGTTAAAGAGCGTGAAGCTAAGAAGTAATTCTTATCGTCTTATGTGATAAAAACCCGTAACTTTTGTTACGGGTTTTTTATTTTAACTGCACAAAGTTAATCGTTATTCTTCGATTATACCCTGTAGCCACTGAGTGAAAGCGAGAATACGTTTTAGTCGCGGTGACTCCTGATCGTAAAAAACATTAAATTGGATGCCAGGATGCATAGCGATTTCAAAAGGCTTGATTAGCAGCCCCCTACTGACTAGATCATTGGCCAATGAATCTGAGGCAAGACAAGCACCGTGGCCAGCAATCACCGCATTCATTGCGTGATCAAAGGTACGCACT
Coding sequences within it:
- the ndk gene encoding nucleoside-diphosphate kinase produces the protein MALERTFSIIKPDAVERNLIGEIYNRFEKAGFKIVAAKMVQLTEEQASGFYAEHEGKPFFPPLKEFMTSGPIMVQVLEGENVIARYRELMGKTNPEEAACGTLRADYAIDMRLNSVHGSDSPESAAREIEFFFPAAEICPRG
- the fusA gene encoding elongation factor G → MADLSKYRNIGIFAHVDAGKTTTTERILKLTGKIHKTGEVHDGESTTDFMEQEAERGITIQSAAVTCEWNGHRLNVIDTPGHVDFTVEVYRSLKVLDGGIGVFCGSGGVEPQSETNWRYANDSEVSRLIFVNKLDRMGADFFRVVDQVKNVLGANPLVMTLPIGREDDFVGVVDVLTRKAYVWDDSGLPENYEVQDIPADMVDDVEQYREELVETAVEQDDDLMEAYMEGEEPSIEQLKACIRKGTRDLAFFPTFCGSAFKNKGVQLVLDAVVDYLPAPTEVEPQPLTDPETGEPTGEVATVSADEPLKALAFKIMDDRFGALTFIRIYSGRMKKGDTILNSATGKTERIGRMCEMQADERNELTEAQAGDIIAVVGMKNVQTGHTLCDPKHECTLEAMIFPEPVISIAVAPKDKGSTEKMGIAIGKMVAEDPSFQVETDEDSGETILKGMGELHLDIKVDILKRTYGVELEVGAPQVAYRETITQPVEDSYTHKKQSGGSGQFAKIDYRIKPGEANSGFTFSSSVVGGNVPKEFWPAVEKGFGSMMETGVLAGFPTLDVEVELFDGGFHAVDSSAIAYEIAAKGAFRQSMPKAGAQLLEPIMNVDVFTPEDNVGDVIGDLNRRRGMIKDQQAGTTGVRIKADVPLSEMFGYIGHLRTITSGRGQFSMEFAHYAPCPANVAEQVIAEVKEREAKK